A window of the Mucilaginibacter sp. cycad4 genome harbors these coding sequences:
- a CDS encoding RES family NAD+ phosphorylase — protein sequence MILYRITKCNYAADLSGTGARLYGGRWNSEGKPMLYLASSRSLAVLEVLVHLDPLVIPGNYCLTEIEVPDSEIITVEAEQLPEDWRDISGPVILRQLGDTFLKKQEYLLMKVPSSIVPAEYNYLLNPLHPDAFDVKLLKREPFSFDRRLIISH from the coding sequence ATGATCCTTTATCGTATTACTAAATGTAACTACGCCGCCGACCTGAGCGGCACCGGGGCGCGATTGTATGGCGGACGATGGAACAGCGAGGGGAAGCCGATGCTTTATCTTGCTTCATCCAGATCGTTAGCGGTGCTGGAGGTGCTGGTACATTTGGATCCGCTGGTAATTCCGGGTAATTATTGCCTAACCGAAATTGAAGTGCCGGATAGTGAAATAATCACTGTGGAGGCTGAGCAATTACCTGAAGACTGGCGTGATATATCCGGCCCGGTGATTTTGCGCCAACTTGGCGACACTTTCCTTAAAAAGCAGGAGTATTTATTAATGAAAGTACCCTCATCAATTGTCCCTGCCGAATATAATTACCTGCTCAATCCCTTGCATCCCGATGCATTTGATGTAAAGCTTTTAAAAAGAGAACCTTTTAGTTTTGACAGGCGGCTTATTATTAGTCATTAA
- the tyrS gene encoding tyrosine--tRNA ligase codes for MNFVEELRWRGMLHTEMPGTEDMLNKGMASGYIGFDPTADSLHVGHLTQIMTLIHFQRAGHKPYALVGGATGMVGDPSGKSAERNLLSEDVLQHNLEAVKKQLTRFLDFNTGANSAEMVNNYDWFKNFTFLDFIRDVGKHITVNYMMAKDSVKKRLEGDTGMSFTEFTYQLVQGYDFYYLWKHHNCSLQMGGSDQWGNIVTGTELIRRKDSGEAFALTTNLIKKADGTKFGKTESGAVWLDAERTSPYQFYQFWLNTTDVDAKSYIRIFTLLDREVIEAMEVEHDAAPHTRVLQKALAKDITIRVHGEAEYEKAIKSSEFLFGNIGIEFLNELNDAEVLDLFAGVPNYNIALSELEQGINAADLLAAKTSVFASKGEAKKMIQGGGVAINKVKIGTADDVYNNNALIGGKFIVAQKGKKNYFLIVAE; via the coding sequence ATGAACTTTGTTGAAGAATTACGCTGGCGCGGCATGCTGCATACCGAAATGCCCGGAACCGAGGATATGTTAAATAAAGGTATGGCTTCGGGGTATATCGGCTTTGATCCAACTGCCGATTCATTGCACGTTGGTCACCTTACCCAGATCATGACCCTGATCCACTTTCAGCGCGCAGGCCATAAACCTTATGCTTTGGTTGGCGGTGCTACCGGTATGGTGGGTGACCCCTCGGGCAAGTCGGCCGAGCGTAATTTGTTATCAGAGGATGTGCTGCAGCATAACCTGGAGGCGGTAAAAAAACAGCTTACCCGTTTCCTGGATTTTAACACCGGAGCCAACAGTGCCGAAATGGTGAACAATTACGACTGGTTCAAAAATTTTACTTTTCTTGATTTTATCCGCGATGTGGGCAAACACATTACGGTAAATTATATGATGGCCAAGGATTCGGTAAAGAAACGATTGGAAGGTGATACCGGCATGTCATTCACCGAGTTTACTTACCAATTGGTACAGGGCTACGATTTTTACTACTTGTGGAAACACCATAACTGCTCATTGCAAATGGGCGGCAGCGATCAGTGGGGCAACATTGTTACCGGTACTGAGCTGATCCGTCGTAAAGACAGCGGGGAGGCTTTTGCCCTAACTACTAACCTGATAAAAAAAGCCGACGGCACCAAGTTTGGAAAAACCGAAAGCGGAGCAGTTTGGCTTGATGCCGAGCGTACTTCGCCTTATCAGTTTTACCAGTTTTGGTTAAATACTACAGATGTTGACGCTAAATCATACATCCGCATTTTTACTTTGCTTGATCGTGAAGTTATTGAAGCAATGGAGGTTGAGCATGATGCCGCACCACACACGCGTGTATTGCAAAAAGCATTGGCTAAGGATATCACCATCCGTGTGCATGGCGAAGCTGAGTACGAAAAGGCTATCAAATCATCTGAGTTTTTATTTGGGAATATCGGGATTGAGTTTTTAAATGAGCTTAATGATGCGGAAGTGTTAGACTTATTTGCCGGCGTACCTAATTATAATATAGCATTAAGTGAACTGGAGCAGGGCATTAATGCTGCTGATCTCTTAGCTGCTAAAACCTCCGTTTTTGCCTCAAAAGGAGAGGCTAAAAAGATGATACAAGGTGGAGGTGTAGCTATCAATAAAGTTAAGATAGGTACTGCTGATGATGTATATAATAATAATGCACTAATTGGCGGTAAATTTATTGTAGCACAAAAAGGTAAAAAGAACTATTTTTTGATAGTTGCAGAATAA
- the rpsA gene encoding 30S ribosomal protein S1 produces the protein MAKKQEAEKELKAKEAELGTVKAAGEKETIESEADSISIEEIKSKIAATPSEDFDWDADDKKFGNYSDDDREKFEKLYDGTFSSITKGEIITGTVVNVNNKDVVLNVGFKSDGLVSVSEFRDTPDLKIGDKVDVFVESQEDANGQLVLSRKRAKTQKSWERINSALDNDEIITGFVKSRTKGGLIVDIMGVEAFLPGSQIDIKPIRDYDVYVGKTMEFKVVKINHEFKNVVVSHKVLIEDDLENQKTEIVARLEKGQVLEGTVKNITDFGVFIDLGGVDGLLHITDISWGRIEHPREILALDQKINVVVLDFDDEKKRIALGLKQLTPHPWQSLSEEIQVGSKVKGKIVTVADYGAFLEIIPGVEGLIHVSEMSWSQNLRNPQEFLKVGDEIEAQVLTLDREERKMSLGVKQLTPDPWQNAAERYAVGTQHVATVKNMTNFGVFVELEDGIDGLIHISDLSWSKKVNHPNEFTKVGEKLNVVVLELDVENRKLSLGHKQLEENPWDTFETIFTIDSIHEGTVIKVTDKGAIVALPYGVEGFAPTKHLVKEDGKSLKAEEASEFKIIEFNKENKRIVISHSRIWEEARADARVQEFENRKKEAKAATNAVKKVKDSVEKSTLGDLSVLAQLKEQMEGAENKARKAAPAANSSEEEA, from the coding sequence ATGGCAAAAAAACAAGAAGCAGAAAAAGAATTAAAAGCGAAAGAAGCTGAACTGGGTACAGTTAAAGCGGCTGGCGAAAAAGAAACTATTGAATCAGAAGCTGATTCAATATCAATTGAAGAGATCAAATCAAAAATCGCGGCTACACCAAGCGAAGATTTCGACTGGGATGCTGACGACAAAAAATTTGGTAACTACAGCGATGACGACCGTGAGAAATTTGAGAAATTGTATGATGGAACTTTCAGCTCTATCACCAAAGGCGAAATCATCACCGGTACTGTTGTTAACGTTAACAACAAAGATGTTGTACTTAACGTAGGTTTCAAATCAGACGGTTTAGTATCAGTATCAGAATTCCGTGACACACCAGATCTTAAAATCGGTGACAAAGTTGACGTTTTTGTTGAGTCGCAGGAAGATGCTAACGGTCAGTTAGTACTTTCACGCAAACGCGCAAAAACTCAAAAATCATGGGAACGCATTAATTCAGCCCTTGATAATGATGAGATCATCACCGGTTTTGTAAAGAGCCGTACTAAAGGTGGTTTAATTGTTGACATTATGGGCGTTGAAGCCTTCTTACCTGGCTCACAGATCGATATCAAACCTATCAGGGATTACGATGTGTACGTAGGTAAAACTATGGAATTCAAAGTTGTTAAAATCAACCACGAATTCAAGAACGTTGTGGTATCACATAAAGTGCTTATCGAAGACGATCTGGAAAATCAAAAAACAGAAATTGTTGCACGCCTTGAAAAAGGTCAGGTATTGGAAGGTACCGTTAAAAACATTACCGACTTTGGTGTATTCATTGACCTTGGTGGTGTTGACGGCTTACTGCACATTACAGATATTTCATGGGGCCGTATTGAGCACCCACGTGAAATTTTGGCATTGGATCAAAAGATCAACGTTGTTGTTCTTGACTTTGATGACGAGAAAAAACGTATTGCTCTTGGCTTGAAACAATTAACCCCTCACCCTTGGCAAAGCCTTTCTGAAGAAATTCAGGTTGGTTCAAAAGTTAAAGGTAAAATCGTTACCGTTGCTGATTACGGTGCATTCCTTGAAATCATCCCTGGTGTTGAAGGTTTGATCCACGTATCAGAAATGTCATGGTCACAAAACCTGCGCAACCCTCAGGAATTCCTGAAAGTTGGTGACGAGATCGAAGCTCAAGTATTGACTTTAGATCGCGAAGAGCGTAAAATGTCATTAGGTGTTAAACAATTAACTCCAGATCCATGGCAAAACGCTGCTGAAAGGTACGCAGTTGGTACTCAGCACGTAGCTACAGTTAAAAACATGACCAACTTTGGTGTGTTTGTTGAACTGGAAGACGGCATCGATGGCTTGATCCACATCTCTGACCTTTCTTGGTCTAAAAAAGTTAACCACCCTAACGAATTCACTAAAGTTGGTGAAAAACTAAACGTGGTTGTACTTGAACTTGATGTTGAAAACCGCAAATTGAGCTTAGGCCACAAACAGCTTGAAGAAAACCCTTGGGATACTTTTGAAACTATCTTCACTATCGACTCGATCCATGAAGGTACCGTTATTAAAGTAACCGACAAAGGTGCTATCGTAGCTTTACCTTACGGTGTTGAAGGCTTTGCGCCAACCAAACACCTGGTTAAAGAAGACGGCAAGAGCCTGAAAGCTGAAGAAGCTTCTGAATTCAAAATCATTGAATTTAACAAAGAAAACAAACGTATCGTTATTTCACACTCACGTATCTGGGAAGAAGCCCGCGCTGATGCCCGCGTACAGGAATTTGAAAACCGTAAAAAAGAAGCAAAAGCTGCTACTAACGCGGTGAAAAAAGTGAAAGATTCTGTTGAAAAATCAACTTTAGGCGATCTTAGCGTATTAGCTCAGTTAAAAGAGCAAATGGAAGGTGCTGAAAACAAAGCCCGCAAGGCTGCACCTGCTGCTAACAGCTCTGAAGAAGAAGCATAA
- a CDS encoding four helix bundle protein, whose amino-acid sequence MDKVELKQRTKKFSIDVIKFVEELPRKRSLDILSHQLLRSSTSIGANYRSACRGKSTADFINKIIIVEEEADESVYWLELMEESGLISSTILPLLKKEANELTAIFTAIGKTAKEKQRLSKSEIKK is encoded by the coding sequence ATGGATAAAGTAGAATTAAAACAGCGAACAAAGAAGTTCTCAATAGACGTTATCAAGTTTGTCGAGGAGCTTCCGCGAAAGCGTTCACTTGATATATTATCACATCAGTTACTAAGAAGTTCCACCTCAATAGGTGCAAATTACAGATCGGCATGCAGAGGAAAATCAACGGCCGATTTTATAAATAAAATTATAATAGTTGAGGAGGAAGCCGATGAATCAGTTTACTGGTTAGAATTAATGGAAGAATCAGGACTCATAAGTTCAACAATCTTACCTCTGCTTAAAAAAGAAGCGAATGAACTTACTGCTATATTCACAGCAATAGGCAAAACAGCAAAAGAAAAACAACGATTAAGCAAATCAGAAATAAAAAAATAA
- a CDS encoding ACT domain-containing protein → MIGETNLNTLLKNMTPMLNDGDYVYSTTTSLNNINSCDVIAFFKEEEATTLILKKEAADKLNLEYNYVAAWITLTIHSSLEATRLTAAFATALAKENISCNVVAAYYHDHIFVAKKDAERAMAALKKLSE, encoded by the coding sequence ATGATCGGAGAAACCAACCTCAACACGCTCTTAAAAAACATGACACCAATGCTTAATGATGGTGATTATGTTTATAGTACAACAACATCATTAAACAATATCAACTCCTGCGACGTCATAGCCTTTTTTAAAGAGGAAGAAGCCACCACCCTCATTCTCAAAAAAGAAGCGGCCGATAAGCTAAACCTCGAATATAACTACGTTGCCGCCTGGATCACTTTGACTATTCATTCGTCATTGGAGGCAACCAGACTTACTGCTGCTTTTGCAACCGCGTTGGCAAAAGAAAACATCAGCTGCAATGTGGTAGCGGCCTATTATCATGATCATATTTTTGTGGCTAAGAAGGATGCGGAAAGAGCGATGGCAGCTTTGAAAAAGCTATCTGAATAA
- the pyrR gene encoding bifunctional pyr operon transcriptional regulator/uracil phosphoribosyltransferase PyrR, which translates to MQNLTLLDGQKFQITIQRLCRQLIENHNDFSNTVLIGIQPRGIYLAKRVAEELRKILPDKNILQGDLDITFYRDDFRRRESQLVPNQTKIDFIIEGKKVIMMDDVLWTGRTIRAAMDAMQAFGRPEKVELLALVDRRYSRHIPVSADYVGIEVDSIASQKVVVSWKDTDGEDKIVLVSE; encoded by the coding sequence ATGCAAAATCTAACACTGCTCGACGGACAAAAGTTTCAAATCACCATACAACGTTTATGTCGCCAGTTAATTGAAAATCATAACGATTTTTCAAATACAGTATTAATTGGTATTCAGCCGCGCGGCATTTATTTGGCTAAACGTGTTGCCGAAGAATTAAGAAAGATCCTTCCTGATAAAAACATACTGCAAGGCGACCTTGACATCACTTTTTACCGCGACGATTTCCGTCGCCGTGAGTCACAGCTGGTACCTAATCAAACCAAAATAGATTTTATTATTGAAGGCAAAAAAGTGATCATGATGGACGACGTGTTATGGACGGGCCGCACTATCCGTGCCGCCATGGATGCGATGCAGGCCTTTGGTCGCCCGGAAAAGGTGGAACTTTTAGCGTTGGTAGACCGCCGCTACTCGCGCCATATCCCGGTTTCGGCCGACTATGTGGGCATCGAGGTTGATTCTATAGCATCGCAAAAAGTGGTAGTAAGCTGGAAAGATACAGACGGCGAGGACAAGATCGTTCTTGTTTCAGAATGA
- a CDS encoding aspartate carbamoyltransferase catalytic subunit, which translates to MAGLSTRHLLGIKDLNRADIELIFETADTFKSVLNRPIKKVPSLRDVTIANIFFENSTRTRLSFELAEKRLSADVINFAASSSSVSKGETLIDTVNNILAMKVDMVVMRHPYAGAGIFLSKHVKAQIVNAGDGAHEHPTQALLDAFSIREKYGDVAGKKVVIVGDILHSRVALSNILCLKQLGAEVMVCGPTTLIPKYIGSLGVKVEHNLIKALNWCDVANMLRIQLERQDIKYFPSLREYTMLFGLNKTILDSLDKEITVMHPGPINRGVEITSDVADSKQSIILDQVENGVAVRMAVLYLLAGQTPTI; encoded by the coding sequence ATGGCAGGACTGAGCACACGACACTTATTGGGTATAAAAGATTTGAACCGGGCAGATATTGAGCTGATATTTGAAACTGCCGATACTTTTAAATCTGTTTTAAACCGGCCGATCAAGAAAGTGCCGTCGCTGCGGGATGTTACCATTGCCAATATTTTCTTTGAAAATTCAACCCGTACCCGTTTATCATTCGAGCTGGCCGAAAAAAGGCTATCGGCCGATGTCATCAACTTCGCGGCCTCGTCATCATCAGTAAGCAAAGGCGAAACCCTGATTGATACAGTAAACAACATCCTGGCCATGAAGGTTGATATGGTGGTAATGCGCCATCCATATGCCGGCGCTGGCATCTTCCTGTCAAAACATGTAAAAGCGCAGATCGTGAACGCCGGTGACGGCGCACATGAGCACCCTACCCAAGCCCTGCTTGATGCCTTTTCCATCCGCGAAAAGTACGGCGATGTCGCTGGCAAAAAGGTAGTAATAGTAGGCGATATCCTTCACTCACGTGTGGCGCTTTCCAATATTCTTTGCCTTAAACAACTGGGGGCCGAAGTAATGGTTTGCGGCCCTACAACACTTATCCCTAAATACATCGGCTCGTTAGGTGTAAAGGTCGAGCATAACCTGATCAAAGCTCTTAACTGGTGCGATGTTGCCAATATGCTCCGGATTCAACTGGAGCGCCAGGATATAAAATATTTCCCTTCGTTAAGGGAATACACTATGCTTTTCGGTCTTAATAAAACCATATTGGATTCGCTGGATAAGGAGATTACCGTAATGCACCCCGGCCCTATCAACCGCGGCGTGGAGATCACCAGCGATGTAGCCGACAGCAAGCAATCCATCATACTCGACCAGGTGGAAAACGGTGTAGCCGTACGTATGGCTGTGCTTTACCTGCTGGCCGGACAAACACCAACCATATAA
- a CDS encoding antitoxin Xre/MbcA/ParS toxin-binding domain-containing protein has protein sequence MSYKSKPDTKNEVNEPMAAYVVQGAMPSFYSLLNGSKQVKASSDFDIISLARKGFAKGALLSFAKKISLNIQELANILHISERTLQRYEDDAIIKTEYAEKAIELARLYTRGEEVFESMDKFKIWIKTPSVVFRGEAPVTILDTSAGFDMVFKELGRIEHGIFA, from the coding sequence ATGTCATATAAATCAAAGCCGGATACTAAAAACGAGGTTAATGAACCCATGGCAGCTTATGTTGTTCAGGGAGCTATGCCTTCGTTTTATAGCTTATTGAATGGCTCAAAACAGGTAAAAGCATCTTCTGATTTTGATATCATCAGCCTGGCGCGTAAAGGGTTTGCTAAAGGTGCTTTACTTTCATTCGCTAAAAAAATCTCTCTTAATATCCAGGAGCTTGCCAATATACTGCATATCTCCGAGCGTACCTTGCAGCGCTACGAAGATGATGCCATCATCAAAACCGAATATGCCGAAAAGGCTATTGAGCTTGCACGGCTTTATACCCGTGGCGAGGAGGTTTTTGAATCGATGGATAAATTCAAGATCTGGATCAAAACACCCTCGGTGGTTTTCAGGGGCGAGGCTCCGGTAACCATTTTAGATACGTCTGCCGGTTTTGATATGGTTTTTAAAGAACTTGGCCGTATCGAGCACGGTATTTTTGCCTGA
- a CDS encoding RNA polymerase sigma factor RpoD/SigA, with translation MRQLKITQSITNRESQSLDKYLHEIGKVDLITAEEEVILAQKIREGDQAALERLTKTNLRFVVSVAKQYQNQGLTLGDLINEGNLGLIKAAKRFDETKGFKFISYAVWWIRQSILQAIAEQSRIVRLPLNQVGSLSKISKAFSKLEQEYEREPSPEELADILETTVDKISDTLSNSGRHVSMDAPFVQGEENTLLDVLENQEPNTDSILINESLSEEIKRSLSTLTEREREIIVLFFGLGTNHPLSLEEIGEKFNLTRERVRQIKDKALQRLRHTSRSKILKSYLG, from the coding sequence ATGAGACAACTCAAAATAACGCAATCCATTACCAATCGCGAATCGCAATCGCTTGATAAATATCTGCACGAGATTGGTAAGGTAGACCTGATAACCGCCGAAGAAGAAGTAATTTTAGCCCAAAAGATCCGCGAGGGCGACCAGGCGGCATTGGAGCGTTTAACCAAAACTAACCTTCGCTTTGTTGTATCTGTTGCTAAACAATACCAAAACCAGGGCCTCACACTGGGCGATTTAATCAACGAGGGCAACCTCGGCCTGATTAAAGCCGCTAAGCGTTTTGATGAAACCAAAGGCTTTAAATTTATATCCTATGCTGTATGGTGGATCCGCCAGTCGATATTGCAGGCCATTGCCGAGCAATCGCGTATTGTGCGTTTACCGCTCAACCAGGTAGGTTCCTTAAGTAAGATCAGCAAAGCTTTTTCAAAGCTTGAACAGGAGTACGAGCGCGAACCATCGCCCGAAGAACTTGCTGATATATTGGAGACCACTGTTGATAAGATCTCCGACACACTAAGTAACTCGGGCCGCCATGTATCAATGGATGCACCGTTTGTACAGGGCGAAGAGAATACATTGCTTGATGTACTGGAAAACCAGGAACCAAACACCGATTCGATCCTGATCAATGAATCATTATCTGAAGAGATCAAACGTTCACTGTCGACCTTAACTGAACGCGAGCGCGAAATCATTGTATTGTTCTTTGGATTAGGAACTAACCACCCGCTTTCATTAGAGGAAATTGGCGAGAAATTCAACCTAACCCGCGAACGGGTACGCCAGATCAAAGATAAGGCACTGCAGCGCCTGCGCCATACCTCAAGAAGCAAGATACTGAAATCATACTTAGGTTAA
- a CDS encoding serine hydrolase domain-containing protein — protein MKLRFCFILLLFIPGITFAQSHQQFKTDSVFVLVKKFFNAKQADSIYALTGPNFRHAVSEGQFRHLTEQQLFPLNDIKGSTVISFVNNKVSTYKLVFQSVTLQLLMSLDAGNQIELFLFQPFKDITADKTTQVPTSNKMLSIMDKQVDSVARVYIQKANTVGLSIGVIKDGQFITYNYGETARGNKQLPTTNTIFEIGSITKTFTATLLAYYANEGKVKLTDPITKYLPDSVKTNATLNAITLQTLSNHTSGLARIPENLQFDSASSANPYKSYNKKLLYSYLKTCKLNSKPGEQYAYSNLGVGLLGTILSQVSGKTFDQMVQEVICAPLGIKNTVQHLSTLQLPHFAKVYSQYGDPTVAWDFDVLAACGALHSTVNDLLIYAKVNMSGGADKLSKAFELTHQITYSKDAKIALGWHIILVDGVEYIFHNGGTYGSSSFLAFNADKKLAVVVLSNAAENTDAVGTGIIKKLQATGK, from the coding sequence ATGAAACTTAGATTCTGTTTTATCTTACTTTTATTCATCCCGGGCATAACCTTTGCCCAAAGCCATCAGCAATTTAAGACCGATTCGGTATTTGTGCTGGTGAAAAAATTCTTCAATGCCAAACAGGCCGACTCCATTTATGCCCTCACAGGGCCGAACTTCAGGCATGCCGTTAGCGAAGGACAATTCCGTCACCTTACAGAACAACAACTTTTCCCACTGAATGACATCAAGGGTTCAACTGTAATCAGTTTTGTTAATAACAAGGTAAGTACCTACAAGCTGGTGTTTCAATCAGTCACGCTGCAATTGCTCATGAGCCTTGATGCCGGTAACCAGATAGAGCTTTTTCTGTTTCAGCCTTTTAAAGATATTACTGCAGATAAAACCACACAGGTACCTACATCCAACAAAATGCTTAGTATAATGGATAAACAGGTTGATTCCGTAGCCCGCGTCTATATTCAAAAAGCAAATACGGTAGGCCTTAGCATTGGGGTTATTAAAGATGGCCAGTTCATCACTTACAACTATGGGGAAACAGCCCGCGGCAATAAACAATTGCCAACCACAAATACCATATTCGAGATTGGTTCAATCACTAAAACATTTACAGCTACCTTGCTGGCTTATTACGCTAACGAAGGTAAAGTAAAACTAACCGATCCCATTACAAAATATCTGCCCGATTCTGTAAAAACCAATGCTACGCTAAATGCTATAACCCTCCAAACCCTAAGCAACCATACATCAGGGTTGGCAAGGATCCCCGAAAATCTTCAGTTTGATTCGGCCAGCTCGGCTAATCCTTATAAAAGTTACAACAAAAAATTGCTGTATAGCTACCTCAAAACCTGTAAGCTTAATAGTAAGCCAGGCGAGCAGTATGCATATTCCAATTTAGGAGTTGGCTTATTAGGAACGATATTATCGCAAGTAAGCGGCAAAACATTTGATCAAATGGTACAGGAGGTGATTTGTGCCCCTTTAGGCATAAAAAATACTGTTCAGCATTTAAGCACGTTACAGCTACCCCACTTCGCCAAAGTATATAGTCAATATGGCGACCCTACGGTTGCCTGGGATTTTGACGTCCTCGCCGCCTGCGGAGCCCTGCATTCAACGGTAAATGACCTGCTGATATATGCAAAGGTCAACATGAGCGGTGGCGCAGATAAGCTATCAAAGGCTTTTGAGCTAACCCATCAAATTACTTACAGCAAGGATGCCAAAATAGCGCTCGGCTGGCATATCATTTTGGTTGATGGCGTTGAATATATTTTCCATAACGGCGGTACCTATGGCAGCAGCAGTTTTTTAGCTTTTAATGCAGATAAAAAGCTGGCGGTGGTCGTGTTATCCAATGCAGCTGAAAATACGGACGCAGTGGGGACGGGGATTATTAAGAAGTTGCAGGCGACAGGAAAATAA
- a CDS encoding helix-turn-helix transcriptional regulator — protein sequence MGIIINLDVMMAKRKMSLNELSDRVGITISNLSILKTGKAKAIRFETLEAICKALDCQPGDILECR from the coding sequence ATGGGCATAATTATTAATTTGGATGTAATGATGGCAAAGCGCAAAATGTCATTAAATGAGCTGAGCGACAGGGTAGGGATCACCATATCAAACCTTTCCATCCTGAAAACCGGAAAAGCAAAAGCCATCCGTTTTGAAACCCTCGAAGCAATATGTAAGGCCCTTGATTGCCAGCCGGGGGATATTTTGGAATGCAGGTGA
- a CDS encoding efflux RND transporter periplasmic adaptor subunit: MNKLKNKSILLLAVLGMAIGSMSACHSDEKEKKEQEEQEQQQDAVETPTVQIVPVTKGRLSSNITIPGELIPYQQVDLYAKTNSYVKKLLVDIGSEVHQGQLLAVLEAPEINSQLAAAQSRIKQFEAVYFASKATYDRLVSTSKTPGTVSQNDLEQAEAKKNADQANIDAAKSGLKEVSANLAYLEIRAPFDGVITSRNVNLGAYVGPGGKSTDPLFTIQDQGRLRLVVSVPEIYTGALSNKSEVKFTVRALPSEKFTAQVKRIAGALDEKLRAERLEMDVYNKDKKLLPHMFAEVNVPLPAGDSTYVVPKTAVATSTEKVFVIKVVDHKAVWVDVKKGLSNGDSIEIFGSDLKADDKLVKVASDEIRNGSTLKY; the protein is encoded by the coding sequence ATGAATAAGCTAAAAAATAAATCAATACTGCTGCTTGCCGTTTTAGGGATGGCAATTGGCTCCATGAGCGCCTGCCACTCAGATGAGAAAGAAAAAAAGGAGCAGGAGGAACAGGAACAACAGCAGGATGCTGTTGAAACCCCAACTGTACAAATTGTGCCGGTAACTAAAGGCAGGTTAAGCAGCAACATCACCATACCGGGTGAACTGATCCCTTACCAACAGGTTGACCTGTATGCAAAAACTAACAGCTACGTTAAAAAGCTTTTGGTTGATATTGGTTCAGAGGTACACCAGGGCCAGCTATTAGCCGTGCTTGAAGCACCGGAAATTAACTCGCAATTAGCTGCAGCGCAATCACGCATTAAACAATTTGAAGCTGTTTATTTTGCCAGCAAAGCCACCTATGACAGACTGGTAAGCACCAGCAAAACCCCGGGTACTGTTTCGCAAAACGATTTGGAGCAAGCCGAAGCTAAAAAGAACGCCGACCAGGCTAACATTGACGCCGCGAAATCAGGCTTAAAAGAGGTATCGGCCAATTTGGCTTACCTGGAAATCCGCGCCCCGTTTGATGGGGTAATCACAAGCCGCAATGTAAACCTGGGTGCTTATGTTGGTCCGGGAGGTAAAAGCACCGATCCGTTGTTTACCATACAGGATCAGGGCCGTTTACGTTTAGTAGTTTCGGTACCCGAAATTTACACCGGTGCGCTAAGCAACAAAAGCGAGGTTAAATTTACAGTGAGGGCATTGCCAAGTGAAAAATTCACCGCACAGGTAAAACGTATAGCAGGTGCGCTTGACGAAAAACTACGCGCCGAACGCCTGGAGATGGATGTTTATAATAAAGACAAAAAGCTGCTTCCGCACATGTTTGCAGAAGTAAATGTACCGCTGCCTGCCGGCGACAGTACTTATGTAGTGCCTAAAACTGCTGTTGCTACTTCAACTGAGAAGGTTTTTGTTATAAAGGTTGTTGACCATAAAGCGGTTTGGGTTGACGTGAAAAAGGGCCTGAGCAATGGTGATAGCATCGAAATTTTCGGGAGCGATCTGAAGGCTGATGACAAACTGGTAAAAGTTGCATCTGACGAGATCAGGAACGGATCGACCTTGAAATATTAA